The following coding sequences lie in one Enterococcus sp. 9E7_DIV0242 genomic window:
- a CDS encoding PRD domain-containing protein, with translation MKLAEDAKKIINESENREELEASITKTEELLTTAAIVPTELQWTILINHVNEMIKRSKANEKMAGVDPEMFEEVSKEALSIADELVKHIGNLPIDEMYVLSIHFEAAKQNAAE, from the coding sequence ATGAAATTAGCAGAAGATGCAAAGAAAATTATCAATGAGTCTGAAAATCGTGAGGAGTTAGAGGCTTCTATTACAAAAACCGAGGAGCTTTTGACAACAGCGGCAATTGTACCCACGGAGTTACAATGGACCATTCTGATTAACCACGTCAATGAAATGATCAAGCGCTCAAAAGCAAATGAAAAAATGGCGGGTGTTGATCCGGAGATGTTTGAAGAGGTATCAAAAGAGGCGTTGTCGATTGCAGACGAGTTAGTAAAGCATATTGGCAATCTACCAATAGACGAAATGTATGTATTATCCATACACTTTGAGGCTGCAAAACAAAATGCGGCTGAATAA
- a CDS encoding DUF4310 family protein has product MDEKEKTEWSQDEIEIQAALKAKSFWYADWSFPILVGLMAAAVFAGTHMYVVHGVGAFNEVSIVAMLKAGLDGGSYGAAAAFGASFLFARILEGSLVGILDLGGSILTGLGIGVPAILLSMNIDAPINSFPLALLTGAVLGFMVGGVIILIRKFTINQGNSTFGADIMMGAGNAAGRFLGPLIILSAASASIPIGIGSTIGAMIFYAWKKPIAGGAILGAMIFGAFFPVELTQ; this is encoded by the coding sequence ATGGATGAAAAAGAAAAAACAGAATGGTCACAAGATGAAATAGAAATTCAAGCAGCATTGAAAGCAAAAAGCTTCTGGTACGCTGACTGGTCTTTCCCGATCCTTGTTGGATTGATGGCAGCCGCAGTTTTTGCAGGAACACATATGTATGTTGTTCATGGTGTAGGAGCATTTAATGAAGTGTCTATTGTAGCGATGCTTAAAGCTGGTCTGGATGGTGGTTCTTATGGAGCAGCCGCAGCATTTGGTGCGAGTTTCTTGTTTGCACGTATTTTAGAAGGATCTTTAGTAGGGATTTTAGATTTAGGTGGATCTATTTTAACAGGATTAGGTATTGGGGTACCGGCAATCTTGCTGAGTATGAATATCGATGCACCAATCAATAGTTTTCCACTAGCCTTATTGACAGGTGCTGTCTTAGGATTCATGGTAGGTGGCGTAATCATCTTGATTCGTAAGTTCACGATCAATCAAGGGAACTCTACCTTCGGCGCAGATATCATGATGGGTGCCGGAAATGCCGCAGGTCGTTTCTTAGGTCCTCTGATTATTTTAAGTGCAGCGAGTGCTTCTATTCCAATCGGAATTGGTTCTACAATTGGTGCAATGATTTTCTATGCATGGAAAAAACCGATTGCTGGTGGAGCTATTCTTGGAGCGATGATTTTCGGAGCATTCTTCCCAGTTGAGTTGACACAATAA
- a CDS encoding glycine-rich SFCGS family protein translates to MITVVIADRLGKGQNVAKGVEAAGGRAVVVPGMGADMRLGDVMQQENADMGISFCGSGGAGALTAANKYGYPERHGMRSVEEGITAINDGKTVLGFGFMDQEELGKRLTEAFVKKHGE, encoded by the coding sequence ATGATAACAGTAGTAATCGCGGATCGTTTAGGAAAAGGACAGAATGTAGCTAAAGGTGTTGAAGCAGCCGGCGGACGTGCCGTTGTTGTTCCTGGGATGGGGGCAGATATGCGTCTAGGTGATGTGATGCAGCAAGAAAATGCGGATATGGGTATTTCATTCTGTGGAAGTGGCGGAGCAGGAGCTTTGACAGCAGCGAACAAATACGGGTATCCAGAGCGTCATGGAATGCGTTCAGTTGAAGAAGGCATTACCGCAATCAATGATGGAAAAACTGTATTGGGCTTTGGCTTTATGGATCAGGAAGAGCTAGGTAAACGCTTGACAGAAGCATTCGTAAAAAAACATGGTGAATAA
- a CDS encoding PTS sugar transporter subunit IIC yields MNGFVLWMEQHLMPAANKFGSQRHMVAIRKGLIATMPLTIVGSFFTVFQNIPIDAYTEFIAPYLPVLDIPSRYTMGILALYATYGIATALAKSYKLDSLSCGLLALMAFLVTAAPPTRVFEDVVDVISAGRYINLANLGSASLFGAIVTAILSVEIYRFFVARNITIKMPEGVPPEVSNSFVALIPGAVILMLFWALRHIAGFDLNGFLSTLLMPLKGVLAGNSLFGGLLTVFLICFFWVLGVHGPAIMGPVIRPFWDMSIAENVDAFTNGVDANNLPNIFTEQFLQWFIWIGGAGTTLALVVLMMFSKSEYLKSLGRLSFLPGIFNINEPVIFGTPIVMNPILGIPFIVAPLITTTLSYFLTVTNVVPMMMARLGFAFPAPIAAWMSTNWSIMAGLLVIVNFAITLAIYYPFFKVYEKQQLDKEAEELASKEADA; encoded by the coding sequence ATGAACGGGTTTGTATTATGGATGGAACAACATTTGATGCCGGCAGCGAATAAATTTGGCTCGCAGCGTCATATGGTAGCAATTCGTAAAGGGTTAATTGCAACGATGCCGCTGACGATTGTCGGTTCTTTCTTCACAGTGTTTCAAAATATTCCAATCGATGCGTATACAGAGTTTATTGCGCCGTATCTGCCAGTGTTGGATATTCCATCAAGATATACGATGGGGATTTTAGCTTTATATGCTACATATGGCATTGCCACTGCACTTGCTAAAAGCTATAAACTGGATTCCTTAAGCTGTGGTCTTTTAGCCTTGATGGCATTTCTAGTTACAGCTGCACCACCAACACGTGTTTTTGAAGATGTTGTAGATGTGATTAGCGCGGGGCGTTATATCAACTTAGCTAACTTGGGGTCTGCTTCGTTGTTTGGAGCAATCGTAACTGCAATACTCTCTGTGGAAATCTATCGGTTTTTCGTTGCTAGAAATATAACGATCAAAATGCCGGAAGGCGTACCGCCGGAAGTTTCCAATTCTTTTGTGGCATTGATTCCAGGTGCCGTTATTCTCATGCTGTTTTGGGCATTACGTCATATTGCCGGGTTTGATTTGAACGGTTTCTTGAGTACTCTTCTTATGCCGTTAAAAGGAGTCTTGGCAGGAAATAGCTTGTTTGGTGGTTTGTTGACAGTCTTCTTGATTTGCTTCTTCTGGGTATTAGGTGTTCATGGTCCAGCAATCATGGGACCTGTTATCCGTCCTTTCTGGGACATGTCTATTGCAGAGAATGTTGATGCTTTTACCAATGGTGTAGACGCCAACAACCTGCCAAATATCTTTACTGAACAGTTTCTGCAATGGTTTATCTGGATCGGTGGTGCTGGAACAACATTAGCGCTAGTTGTCCTGATGATGTTCTCGAAATCAGAATACCTGAAGAGCTTGGGGCGTCTGTCCTTCCTTCCAGGAATCTTTAATATTAATGAGCCGGTAATTTTTGGAACACCAATCGTGATGAATCCGATTTTAGGCATTCCATTTATCGTCGCGCCTCTTATAACAACAACGCTATCTTATTTCTTGACCGTGACCAATGTTGTTCCAATGATGATGGCACGTCTAGGGTTTGCATTCCCGGCACCAATTGCTGCCTGGATGAGTACGAACTGGAGTATTATGGCCGGTTTACTGGTTATTGTAAACTTTGCGATTACTCTGGCGATATACTATCCATTCTTTAAAGTGTATGAGAAGCAGCAACTGGATAAAGAAGCAGAAGAGCTTGCTTCTAAAGAGGCGGACGCGTAA
- a CDS encoding DUF4311 domain-containing protein, protein MDLIVILFKSVIIGGLLGFAAGVGAARMFHAPQTQGLGAFRTLGEMNAAEGDPASHFSFGLGFFFNAWASAVGAGAFTQDVTHRIIPNWAAAALLVKDKDVTKTMHDPKKMGIAGAIAGIITVGFLNSTAAAIPESLQVTAVAVLVPAATILINTVMPVLFWLAALDAGKRTGFWGTLFGGLSQLVMGNAVPGVVLGILIGKGVDELGWTRMTKGMMAAIVLLFVFSGFFRGFDMQLIESFKMTVPNWLNNLHDVFTVK, encoded by the coding sequence GTGGACTTAATTGTTATTTTATTTAAATCAGTTATTATTGGCGGACTACTTGGCTTTGCAGCAGGTGTTGGAGCGGCAAGAATGTTCCATGCACCTCAGACACAAGGGTTAGGTGCTTTTAGAACATTGGGGGAAATGAACGCAGCAGAGGGAGATCCGGCTTCACATTTTTCATTTGGATTGGGCTTCTTCTTTAATGCATGGGCTTCTGCAGTGGGAGCAGGTGCTTTCACACAGGATGTGACACACCGAATTATTCCTAACTGGGCAGCTGCAGCATTGTTGGTTAAGGACAAAGATGTAACGAAAACGATGCATGATCCTAAGAAAATGGGGATCGCTGGAGCTATTGCAGGGATTATCACTGTTGGTTTCTTGAACAGTACTGCAGCAGCAATCCCTGAGTCACTTCAAGTCACAGCAGTGGCTGTTTTGGTACCTGCTGCAACGATTCTGATCAATACGGTCATGCCTGTATTGTTCTGGTTGGCTGCATTGGATGCAGGAAAACGTACTGGATTCTGGGGAACATTATTTGGAGGTTTATCTCAATTAGTTATGGGTAACGCTGTTCCCGGTGTTGTATTAGGGATTTTGATTGGTAAAGGCGTTGATGAGCTAGGCTGGACTCGTATGACGAAAGGTATGATGGCAGCGATTGTTTTACTGTTCGTATTCAGCGGATTCTTCCGTGGCTTCGATATGCAACTGATCGAAAGCTTTAAGATGACTGTACCAAACTGGTTGAACAATCTGCATGATGTGTTCACAGTGAAATAA
- a CDS encoding DUF4312 family protein, with translation MSATKKTSQIVKVSGKGENKAAAFSSALSNVSKQILKESTDVLLRIEPKDVDILSATEKNYTERFLFFFFPRKRTTYEVELNVEVEISMIDMAEVPFRQVDAQDPNGVSVPFTTKKI, from the coding sequence GTGAGTGCAACGAAAAAGACATCTCAGATCGTGAAGGTTTCAGGAAAAGGGGAAAATAAGGCGGCGGCATTTTCCAGTGCGTTGAGTAATGTGTCAAAACAGATTCTAAAAGAATCAACAGATGTATTGCTAAGGATCGAACCAAAAGACGTTGATATCCTTTCAGCGACAGAGAAGAACTATACGGAGCGCTTCCTGTTCTTCTTTTTTCCTAGAAAACGTACAACTTATGAAGTTGAGTTAAATGTTGAAGTGGAGATCAGTATGATCGACATGGCGGAAGTACCATTTAGACAAGTGGACGCACAGGATCCAAATGGTGTATCTGTTCCATTTACAACAAAAAAGATTTAG
- a CDS encoding DUF871 domain-containing protein, with the protein MKRALGVSVYPDHSDMEQDKTYLKKAAACGFTRIFMSMLEVTEGKEAVKKKFQELIGYAKGLGFETILDVVPSLFDELEISYDDLTFFYELGADGIRLDAGFDGNKEAKLTYNPYDLAIELNMSNDVAYLDNILTYEANKPFLYGCHNFYPQEGTALPYDFFEKCSVRFKNKGIRTAAFVTSQVGTIGPWDINDGLPTLESHRHLPIDVQAKHFFATGLIDDVIIGNAYASDEELEALGQLNRYQLEFSITFTEMVNVVEKTIALDEQHFRRGDITDLMARSTEVRKKYKDVANPVHDNEQEFQAGDIVIGNDGFGKYKNELQVVLQPHKDTRKNKIGSITADERMLLEFIKPWTKFRLKEK; encoded by the coding sequence ATGAAAAGAGCTTTAGGCGTATCAGTATATCCTGACCACAGTGACATGGAGCAGGACAAGACATATTTGAAGAAGGCTGCGGCATGCGGTTTTACGAGAATCTTTATGAGCATGTTAGAAGTGACCGAAGGCAAAGAAGCGGTGAAGAAGAAATTTCAAGAATTGATTGGCTATGCAAAAGGGTTAGGCTTCGAAACGATTTTAGATGTTGTCCCATCGTTGTTCGACGAGTTGGAAATTTCTTACGATGATTTGACGTTCTTTTATGAGCTTGGGGCGGATGGAATCAGACTGGATGCTGGTTTTGATGGAAATAAAGAAGCAAAATTGACGTACAATCCTTATGATTTAGCAATCGAGCTGAACATGAGTAATGATGTCGCATACTTAGATAATATTTTGACCTATGAAGCCAATAAGCCGTTTTTATATGGTTGTCATAATTTTTATCCTCAGGAGGGTACGGCTCTTCCTTATGATTTTTTTGAAAAGTGTAGTGTTCGTTTTAAAAACAAGGGTATTCGTACGGCTGCTTTTGTTACCTCACAAGTAGGAACGATTGGTCCGTGGGATATCAACGATGGACTGCCTACATTGGAAAGTCACCGCCACCTACCAATAGATGTTCAAGCAAAGCATTTCTTTGCGACAGGTCTGATCGACGACGTGATTATTGGGAACGCCTATGCCTCTGACGAAGAATTGGAAGCGTTAGGACAATTGAATCGTTATCAATTGGAATTCAGTATCACATTTACCGAGATGGTAAATGTGGTGGAAAAGACTATTGCCTTGGATGAACAACATTTCCGCCGAGGAGATATCACTGATTTGATGGCGCGTTCTACTGAGGTTCGCAAAAAGTACAAAGATGTTGCCAATCCGGTCCATGATAATGAACAGGAGTTTCAAGCCGGTGATATTGTTATAGGAAATGACGGATTTGGAAAATACAAAAATGAGCTGCAGGTTGTATTGCAGCCACATAAGGATACACGGAAAAATAAAATTGGCAGTATTACAGCGGATGAGCGGATGCTGTTGGAATTTATCAAACCGTGGACAAAATTCAGATTGAAAGAAAAGTAG